In the Natronolimnobius baerhuensis genome, one interval contains:
- the psmA gene encoding archaeal proteasome endopeptidase complex subunit alpha, with protein sequence MQGQQQQQAYDRGITIFSPDGRLYQVEYAREAVKRGTASIGVRTQDGVVLAVDKRVPSPLLEDSSVEKIHRADNHIGIASAGHVADARQLIDFARRQTQVNQLRYGEPIGVETLTKEVTDHIQQYTQVGGARPFGVALIVGGIDNGEPRLFETDPSGTPYEWKALAVGADRGDLQEYLEENYDNEADLDGGIALALDALASVNDGSLLPNEVGLATIDVETEQFEQFDYETIETHLDENDLLGSEDEEEDEDEDDE encoded by the coding sequence ATGCAGGGACAACAACAACAGCAGGCATACGACCGCGGCATCACGATCTTCTCACCGGATGGTCGACTCTACCAGGTCGAGTACGCCCGTGAGGCGGTCAAGCGAGGAACAGCCAGCATCGGTGTGCGAACCCAAGACGGCGTCGTTCTCGCCGTCGACAAACGGGTCCCATCGCCGCTGCTCGAGGACTCGAGCGTCGAGAAGATTCACCGAGCAGACAACCACATCGGCATCGCAAGCGCCGGCCACGTGGCCGACGCGCGCCAGCTGATCGACTTTGCACGCCGACAAACGCAGGTCAACCAGCTGCGCTACGGCGAGCCAATCGGCGTCGAGACACTCACAAAGGAAGTCACCGACCACATCCAGCAGTACACGCAGGTCGGCGGCGCACGACCATTCGGCGTCGCGCTGATCGTCGGCGGCATCGACAACGGCGAACCGCGCCTGTTCGAGACTGACCCATCGGGGACGCCCTACGAGTGGAAGGCACTGGCTGTCGGTGCCGACCGTGGCGATCTGCAAGAGTACCTCGAGGAGAACTACGACAACGAGGCAGACCTAGACGGCGGCATCGCCCTCGCACTCGACGCACTCGCGTCGGTCAACGACGGCTCTTTGCTCCCAAATGAGGTTGGCCTCGCGACGATTGACGTCGAAACCGAGCAGTTCGAGCAGTTCGACTACGAGACAATCGAGACCCACCTCGACGAGAACGACCTCCTCGGCAGCGAAGACGAGGAGGAAGACGAAGACGAAGACGACGAGTAA
- a CDS encoding ribosome assembly factor SBDS, whose translation MISLDEAVTARLESHGARFEVLVDPDAALTIKRDEFDGDLEEVIAAEDVFEDASRGDRPAESDLEKVFDTTEPLEIIPEVIKEGEIQITAEQRREMQEQKRKQLINTITRNAVNPQMDNAPHPPERIENALEEAGFTVDPMETVESQVDDALDELRPIIPIRFEEVTIAVQIPAEYAGSAQAQVRQFGDLEREEWQPDGSWVGAITFPAGMQNEFYDVVNEHSSGNAETEIIKDKDDLKTR comes from the coding sequence ATGATATCACTCGACGAGGCAGTGACGGCGCGACTCGAGTCACATGGCGCGCGCTTTGAGGTGCTTGTCGACCCGGATGCAGCACTGACGATCAAACGCGACGAGTTCGACGGTGATCTCGAGGAAGTCATCGCCGCTGAAGACGTCTTCGAGGATGCCTCGCGCGGTGACCGACCGGCCGAAAGCGACCTCGAGAAGGTCTTTGACACGACGGAGCCACTCGAGATTATCCCGGAAGTGATCAAAGAGGGCGAGATTCAGATCACGGCCGAGCAACGCCGTGAGATGCAAGAGCAAAAGCGCAAGCAGTTGATCAACACCATCACACGTAATGCGGTCAACCCGCAGATGGACAACGCGCCCCACCCGCCAGAGCGTATCGAGAACGCCCTCGAGGAGGCGGGCTTTACCGTCGATCCGATGGAGACGGTCGAATCGCAGGTCGACGATGCACTCGATGAGTTGCGGCCGATTATTCCGATCCGCTTCGAGGAAGTGACGATTGCCGTCCAGATTCCGGCAGAGTACGCCGGCAGCGCACAGGCACAGGTTCGCCAGTTCGGCGACTTAGAGCGCGAGGAGTGGCAACCTGACGGTTCGTGGGTTGGCGCGATCACGTTCCCTGCAGGGATGCAAAACGAGTTCTACGACGTGGTCAACGAACACTCGAGTGGGAACGCAGAAACGGAGATCATCAAGGACAAAGACGATCTGAAGACCCGGTAA
- a CDS encoding Rpp14/Pop5 family protein: MKHLPKHLRPRWRYLAVALESWPDASISRRTFQREVWYAGQNLLGDPGSADALLQVVEFEFTDGVGEAIVKVRHGETDSARAALACIGEIDGVPVGLRVCGISGTIRAAEEKYLGRRRQLSGQRNVVFGNEERVAAVREDLADVRLDEAFTGATDLDYDSNLA; this comes from the coding sequence ATGAAACACCTCCCGAAACACCTCCGACCCCGCTGGCGGTATCTTGCCGTTGCCCTCGAGTCCTGGCCAGATGCCTCGATCAGTCGCCGAACGTTCCAGCGAGAAGTGTGGTATGCGGGCCAGAACCTCCTTGGCGATCCGGGCAGTGCCGACGCGCTCTTACAGGTTGTCGAGTTCGAATTCACGGACGGCGTCGGTGAAGCCATCGTCAAAGTCAGACACGGCGAGACGGACTCTGCTCGAGCGGCACTCGCCTGTATCGGCGAGATTGACGGTGTACCCGTCGGCCTTCGGGTATGCGGTATCAGTGGCACGATACGTGCCGCTGAAGAAAAGTATTTAGGACGCCGCCGGCAACTTTCTGGACAGAGAAACGTCGTGTTCGGGAACGAGGAGCGAGTCGCTGCTGTGCGAGAAGATCTCGCAGACGTGCGACTCGATGAGGCGTTCACGGGTGCGACAGACCTCGATTACGATTCAAATTTAGCGTGA
- a CDS encoding DUF7547 family protein: MADSDDDELADAVRELTRTLEALRTELEDSHRRRGPRFRPPTPQDVLAFTDKVAIPTALTVLKSSVRALEAFQRGLDLVRTEREVRDRTTDATDVASERANEVRKTTLSRLDTVLSELQRAASSGALPADEDARDLLSEARDLRDDVDARLRDATSDSEPDDLSATESSSESNQFGSSPVEIDIDDGSPEADDSSDDESDESTDRNPGSAVDVDAELETLKDQYNEDESDVDADASDAVADDEPSADDEPETDDTGESATGSDTPDSSTGGETKSNGADDDENDENNTGDV, encoded by the coding sequence ATGGCCGATTCCGACGACGACGAACTCGCCGACGCCGTTCGGGAACTTACACGGACGCTCGAGGCGCTTCGAACCGAACTCGAGGACTCGCACCGACGCCGTGGCCCCCGCTTTCGCCCACCCACGCCACAAGACGTGCTGGCGTTCACAGACAAGGTGGCGATTCCGACCGCCCTCACCGTCCTTAAATCGAGCGTTCGTGCACTCGAGGCCTTCCAACGCGGACTCGACCTCGTGCGAACCGAACGCGAAGTTCGCGACCGAACCACCGACGCGACCGACGTTGCGAGCGAGCGCGCGAACGAGGTCCGCAAAACGACGCTCTCCCGGCTCGATACTGTTCTCTCGGAACTCCAACGAGCGGCCTCGAGCGGCGCGCTTCCGGCTGATGAGGACGCTCGCGACTTGCTCTCCGAAGCGCGCGACCTTCGCGACGACGTCGATGCCCGACTTCGAGACGCGACGAGTGACAGCGAACCGGACGATCTGTCCGCAACAGAATCGTCGTCCGAATCGAATCAGTTCGGCTCCTCACCCGTCGAAATCGATATCGACGACGGATCGCCCGAAGCTGACGACTCGAGTGACGACGAGTCGGACGAATCCACCGACCGCAACCCCGGCTCGGCCGTCGACGTGGATGCCGAACTCGAGACGCTCAAAGATCAGTACAACGAGGACGAATCAGACGTCGACGCCGATGCATCCGACGCTGTAGCCGACGACGAACCGTCTGCTGACGACGAACCCGAGACTGACGACACTGGTGAGTCTGCCACCGGCTCAGACACACCGGACTCGAGTACTGGTGGCGAAACCAAGAGCAACGGCGCTGATGACGACGAAAACGACGAAAACAACACCGGAGACGTCTAA
- a CDS encoding thiolase family protein, whose translation MERVAIIGSSMTQFGQRDEWVLDLLAEAGIDCLEDAGVDAAAVEHLYVSNMASGEFEGQSGVVNALAHDIDAVPAYTQRVDQTSSSGGAGIYAAWQSVASGASDMTLLVGGEKMTHKTTGEATDVIASLTHPAEYKTGVTLPSFAGLTARHYLERFDAPRESLGKVAVKNHKNGVDNPHAQFQKEVDLETVLESPIVADPLRLYDFCPITDGSAALMLCPESVAKEYTDNYAVIAGIDGATDTHVVHEREDPTIMGGVVESGKGAYEMSGYGPDDIDVAELHDMFTILEFLQMEGLGFAEQGEAWKLVEDGYTERDTGELPINTSGGLKSKGHPLGASGVAQGVEIYEQLVGEAGPRQVEADVGLTCNVGGFGNCVITTIMEAAQ comes from the coding sequence ATGGAACGTGTTGCAATTATCGGCTCGTCGATGACCCAGTTCGGGCAACGCGACGAGTGGGTTCTGGACCTTCTCGCGGAGGCCGGGATCGACTGTCTCGAGGATGCAGGCGTCGATGCGGCCGCGGTCGAACACTTGTACGTCTCGAACATGGCAAGCGGGGAGTTCGAGGGACAAAGCGGCGTGGTGAACGCACTCGCACACGATATCGACGCGGTGCCAGCATACACTCAGCGCGTCGATCAGACCAGTTCCAGCGGCGGGGCTGGCATCTATGCCGCCTGGCAGTCCGTCGCCAGCGGCGCAAGCGACATGACGCTGCTCGTCGGCGGCGAGAAGATGACCCACAAGACGACCGGTGAGGCGACCGACGTAATCGCCTCACTGACTCACCCCGCCGAGTACAAAACCGGCGTCACGCTTCCGTCCTTTGCGGGACTGACGGCGCGTCACTACTTGGAACGCTTCGATGCACCCCGTGAGAGTCTCGGCAAGGTCGCCGTCAAAAACCACAAAAACGGCGTCGACAACCCACACGCGCAGTTCCAGAAGGAAGTCGATCTCGAGACCGTCCTCGAGTCGCCTATCGTCGCGGACCCGCTACGTCTGTATGACTTCTGTCCGATCACGGACGGGTCGGCGGCGCTGATGCTCTGTCCCGAATCCGTCGCAAAAGAGTATACGGACAACTACGCTGTCATCGCGGGTATTGACGGCGCGACGGACACCCACGTCGTCCACGAACGCGAGGACCCGACGATCATGGGCGGCGTCGTCGAGAGCGGGAAGGGGGCCTACGAGATGAGTGGCTACGGCCCCGACGACATCGACGTCGCGGAACTCCACGATATGTTCACCATTCTCGAGTTCCTGCAGATGGAAGGACTCGGCTTTGCCGAGCAGGGTGAGGCCTGGAAACTCGTCGAAGACGGATACACGGAGCGTGATACGGGCGAGTTGCCGATCAACACGTCCGGCGGACTCAAGTCCAAGGGCCACCCACTCGGCGCGAGCGGCGTCGCACAGGGCGTCGAAATTTACGAACAACTCGTCGGCGAGGCTGGACCGCGACAGGTCGAGGCGGACGTCGGCCTCACCTGCAACGTCGGCGGCTTCGGCAACTGCGTTATCACGACCATCATGGAGGCAGCACAATGA
- a CDS encoding PhlB family protein, with product MTMEAIRYEDGSISYPGHPRGPGGTVPEETIDLSEYTAEVVTWTTSMATPPGVREPNTLAIVEFDVDGESVRAIGQATTDEIETGDEVRPVYVEELREPGAGIREPDSQEWDGYRFEPI from the coding sequence ATGACGATGGAAGCGATTCGGTACGAAGACGGCTCGATTAGCTACCCCGGCCACCCGCGCGGCCCGGGCGGAACAGTGCCTGAAGAGACGATTGATTTGAGCGAGTACACCGCAGAGGTCGTTACCTGGACGACGTCGATGGCGACGCCACCCGGGGTCCGCGAACCAAACACCCTTGCAATCGTCGAGTTCGACGTCGACGGCGAGTCAGTCCGCGCAATCGGGCAGGCGACGACTGACGAAATCGAAACCGGTGACGAGGTCCGCCCGGTCTACGTCGAGGAACTGCGGGAACCCGGCGCTGGAATCCGCGAACCTGACAGTCAGGAGTGGGACGGCTACCGGTTCGAACCCATTTAG
- a CDS encoding class I SAM-dependent methyltransferase: protein MKKSLEDHAARFDEKASEYDESKSDEYRACANLVIEHAAPDSSDIVLDLGTGTGAIALALAPDAERVVGRDISEGMMDEAEQKATAEGLENLEFDYGTFREPEYNGEVDVVTSNFAMHHLSDAEKREAIDVIAGLEPQKFVLGDVMFFGEPDPDAAFYSPEVDDPATVGDLADAFTDAGFSLTAVERVHDQVGVLVAERTPAPSADAETGLATDE from the coding sequence ATGAAGAAGAGTCTTGAGGACCACGCCGCGCGCTTTGACGAAAAAGCGAGCGAGTACGACGAGTCGAAGTCCGACGAGTATCGTGCCTGTGCGAATCTCGTGATCGAACACGCCGCGCCCGACTCGAGCGATATCGTGCTCGATCTCGGAACCGGTACCGGTGCCATCGCGCTTGCACTCGCACCGGACGCAGAGCGGGTCGTCGGTCGCGACATCAGTGAGGGGATGATGGACGAAGCCGAACAGAAGGCCACAGCCGAGGGACTCGAGAACCTCGAGTTCGACTACGGTACGTTCCGCGAACCCGAGTACAACGGCGAGGTGGACGTCGTCACCTCGAACTTCGCGATGCATCACCTCTCGGACGCAGAAAAACGCGAGGCAATCGACGTCATCGCCGGCCTCGAGCCACAGAAATTCGTTCTCGGCGATGTGATGTTCTTCGGCGAACCGGACCCTGACGCAGCGTTTTACTCGCCCGAGGTCGACGATCCGGCAACGGTCGGTGACCTCGCGGACGCCTTCACGGATGCTGGCTTCTCGCTGACGGCGGTCGAACGCGTCCACGACCAGGTCGGCGTCCTCGTCGCTGAACGGACGCCAGCGCCGTCAGCCGACGCCGAGACGGGTCTGGCAACGGACGAGTGA
- a CDS encoding RNase P subunit p30 family protein, whose protein sequence is MYEAVRAYPDGESTVARVAATAADYGLEGVIVRNRSGARAEYDAEAIRDEYGVDVVSGVEIHAADPEQASGAVGNHRTDDTIVAVAGGSPELNRFAVENEKVDVLAQPFAGDGDVNHVIVKAALENGVRLEFDLSPVLRTHGGRRVRALQSLRKLREIVAHYDAPYVVSARPGSHLEMRAPRELQALGEEIGFASEFVEDGLAEWEQLAERNRHVQSESFIEPGVERGGYEEES, encoded by the coding sequence ATGTACGAGGCCGTCCGCGCGTATCCAGATGGTGAGAGTACGGTCGCCAGAGTCGCAGCGACGGCTGCCGACTACGGCCTCGAGGGTGTCATCGTTCGCAATCGATCCGGCGCTCGAGCAGAGTACGACGCCGAGGCGATTCGCGACGAGTACGGCGTGGACGTAGTCTCGGGAGTCGAGATTCACGCCGCAGATCCAGAGCAGGCAAGCGGTGCGGTCGGGAACCACCGAACCGACGACACCATCGTTGCGGTTGCCGGCGGCTCTCCGGAACTCAATCGCTTTGCTGTCGAAAACGAGAAAGTCGACGTGCTCGCCCAGCCGTTCGCCGGCGACGGCGACGTCAATCACGTCATCGTCAAAGCGGCCCTCGAGAACGGCGTTCGCCTCGAGTTTGATCTCTCGCCCGTCCTCCGGACCCACGGCGGGCGGCGCGTGCGAGCGCTCCAATCGCTGCGAAAGCTCCGCGAAATCGTCGCCCACTACGACGCGCCCTACGTGGTCAGCGCGCGGCCGGGTTCACACCTCGAGATGCGCGCGCCGCGGGAACTGCAGGCGCTGGGCGAGGAAATCGGCTTTGCGAGTGAGTTCGTTGAGGACGGACTCGCTGAGTGGGAACAACTCGCCGAGCGCAACCGGCACGTCCAGTCCGAGTCGTTCATTGAGCCAGGGGTCGAACGAGGAGGATATGAAGAAGAGTCTTGA
- a CDS encoding FUN14 domain-containing protein — MIDVDPTTLTLEFLGGAILGALVGFGTKRVAKLLAVIIGVQLMVVRYLESQEILIIDYERLTAGLIGSQEQVASAEANVHWLESILSTIPVGLGFVSGFLVGYHRG, encoded by the coding sequence ATGATCGACGTCGATCCGACAACGCTCACTCTCGAGTTCCTTGGCGGTGCGATCCTCGGTGCGCTCGTCGGGTTCGGGACGAAACGAGTTGCAAAGCTTCTCGCAGTCATTATCGGCGTGCAGTTGATGGTCGTGCGCTACCTCGAGTCACAGGAAATCCTCATCATCGACTACGAACGGCTCACGGCGGGACTGATCGGCTCGCAAGAACAGGTCGCGAGTGCCGAGGCCAACGTCCACTGGCTCGAGTCGATTCTGTCGACGATTCCAGTGGGACTTGGCTTCGTCAGTGGTTTTCTGGTCGGCTATCATCGAGGCTGA
- the hflX gene encoding GTPase HflX: MNAIIAKRVDSGTPDTTEIRDLAEAAGYTVVGEVTQSRRADSALQLGEGKAEELAERAVETDATTVIFDNRLGPYQTYNLGQLLPDGVEVIDRFTLILEIFGQRAQTRKAQLQVELAELRYELPRAEAKTSLAKRDEHPGFMGLGEYDESRERDIKDQISRINDELERIEQTEEHRRERRRDSGFDLVALAGYTNAGKSTLLRQLADDLSVDENEDLHRDLDPTAESQDKLFTTLGTTTRRADIDPRDVLVTDTVGFVSDLPHWLVESFKSTLDSVYRADLVLLVVDVSEPVDEIHEKLVTCHDTLYERNEAPIVTVLNKIDQVSDDDLAEKKTALSSLAPTPVTVSAKTGTNVEELLERVDRELPDWEEERLMLPMTDETMSVVSWIHDNAHVDDVTYGDEDVLVSFEARPAVISQARSRASELQAASAESA; the protein is encoded by the coding sequence ATGAACGCGATCATCGCAAAACGCGTCGACTCCGGAACGCCAGATACAACCGAAATCCGTGATCTTGCCGAAGCGGCCGGCTATACCGTCGTCGGTGAGGTCACGCAGTCCAGACGGGCCGATTCGGCCCTGCAACTTGGAGAGGGAAAAGCCGAGGAACTCGCCGAACGCGCCGTCGAAACCGACGCGACGACCGTCATCTTCGACAATCGACTCGGGCCATACCAGACATACAACCTCGGCCAACTGCTCCCCGACGGCGTCGAGGTCATCGACCGCTTCACCCTCATTCTCGAGATTTTCGGCCAGCGCGCACAGACGCGTAAAGCCCAGTTGCAGGTCGAACTCGCCGAACTCCGGTATGAACTTCCGCGCGCGGAGGCCAAAACGAGCCTCGCAAAACGCGACGAACACCCCGGCTTCATGGGCCTCGGTGAGTACGATGAGAGTCGCGAGCGGGACATCAAAGACCAGATCAGTCGCATCAACGACGAACTCGAGCGCATCGAGCAGACGGAGGAACACCGTCGCGAGCGCAGACGCGATTCGGGCTTCGATCTGGTTGCACTCGCTGGCTACACGAACGCCGGCAAGTCGACGCTGTTGCGCCAACTCGCGGACGATCTTTCGGTCGACGAAAACGAGGATCTCCACCGGGATCTCGATCCGACGGCTGAGTCACAGGACAAACTGTTCACGACGCTTGGGACGACGACTCGCCGCGCGGACATCGACCCGCGGGACGTCCTGGTGACTGACACCGTTGGGTTCGTCAGCGACCTGCCCCACTGGCTCGTCGAGTCGTTCAAGTCGACGCTCGATTCGGTCTACCGGGCGGATCTCGTCTTGCTCGTCGTCGACGTCAGCGAGCCAGTTGACGAGATTCACGAAAAACTCGTCACCTGCCACGACACCCTCTACGAGCGCAACGAAGCGCCCATCGTGACGGTGTTGAACAAGATCGATCAGGTCAGCGACGACGACCTCGCCGAAAAGAAGACCGCACTCTCCTCGCTCGCGCCAACCCCGGTCACCGTCAGCGCCAAGACCGGCACGAACGTTGAGGAACTCCTCGAGCGAGTCGACCGAGAACTCCCAGACTGGGAGGAAGAACGGCTCATGCTGCCGATGACCGACGAGACGATGAGTGTCGTGTCGTGGATTCACGACAACGCACATGTCGACGACGTCACCTACGGCGACGAGGACGTGCTCGTCTCGTTCGAAGCCAGACCCGCAGTCATTTCACAAGCACGCTCGCGCGCAAGCGAGTTGCAGGCTGCGTCGGCCGAATCGGCCTGA